The Trichosurus vulpecula isolate mTriVul1 chromosome 4, mTriVul1.pri, whole genome shotgun sequence genome contains a region encoding:
- the P2RY1 gene encoding P2Y purinoceptor 1: protein MTDVLWSVLPNGTEVPPSPGWSSGNATVTAARCSLTKTGFQFYYLPAVYILVFITGFLGNSVAIWMFVFHMKPWSGISVYMFNLALADFLYVLTLPALIFYYLNKTDWIFGDNMCKLQRFIFHVNLYGSILFLTCISVHRYTGVVHPLKSLGRLKKKNAVYISALVWAVVVAGIAPIFFYSGTGSRINKTITCYDTTSDEYLRSYFIYSMCTTVVMFCIPFVVILGCYGLIVRALISNDLDNSPLRRKSIYLVIIVLTVFAVSYLPFHVMKTLNLRARLDFQTPEMCAFNDRVYATYQVTRGLASLNSCVDPILYFLAGDTFRRRLSRATRKASRRSEANLQSKSEDMTLNILSEYKQNGDTSL, encoded by the coding sequence ATGACCGACGTGCTGTGGTCAGTGCTCCCCAACGGGACTGAGGTCCCTCCCTCCCCGGGCTGGTCCTCGGGCAACGCCACGGTCACGGCCGCCAGGTGCTCCCTCACTAAGACGGGCTTCCAATTCTACTACCTGCCCGCCGTCTACATCCTGGTCTTCATCACCGGCTTCCTGGGCAACAGCGTGGCCATCTGGATGTTCGTGTTCCACATGAAACCTTGGAGCGGCATCTCGGTGTACATGTTCAACTTGGCCTTGGCCGACTTCCTGTACGTGCTCACCCTGCCCGCGCTCATCTTCTACTATCTCAACAAGACCGACTGGATCTTCGGCGACAACATGTGTAAACTGCAGCGCTTTATCTTCCACGTGAACCTCTACGGCAGCATCCTCTTCCTGACCTGCATCAGCGTGCACCGCTACACCGGAGTAGTGCACCCGCTCAAGTCCCTGGGGAGGCTGAAGAAAAAGAACGCCGTCTACATCAGCGCCCTGGTGTGGGCGGTCGTGGTGGCCGGCATCGCCCCTATCTTCTTTTACTCGGGCACGGGCAGTCGGATCAACAAGACCATCACCTGCTACGACACCACCTCGGACGAGTACCTGCGAAGTTATTTCATCTATAGCATGTGCACCACCGTGGTGATGTTCTGCATCCCCTTCGTGGTCATCCTGGGCTGCTATGGGCTCATCGTGAGGGCCCTCATCTCCAATGACCTGGACAACTCTCCCCTCCGGAGGAAGTCCATTTACCTGGTGATCATCGTGCTCACGGTCTTTGCTGTGTCCTATCTTCCCTTCCATGTGATGAAAACGTTAAACCTGAGAGCCAGGCTGGATTTTCAGACTCCAGAAATGTGTGCCTTCAACGACAGGGTATACGCCACTTACCAGGTGACTAGGGGGCTAGCTAGTCTCAACAGCTGCGTCGACCCCATCCTCTATTTCTTGGCGGGAGATACGTTCAGGAGAAGACTGTCAAGGGCCACCAGGAAAGCTTCGAGAAGAAGTGAGGCAAATTTGCAATCAAAGAGCGAAGATATGACCCTCAATATTTTATCAGAGTATAAGCAAAACGGAGATACGAGCTTATGA